CCGACACGAGCTGCTCTTGACGACGGGGACCTATCTCGTGGGCCGGGACAGCTCGTGCCACATCCTGCTGGAGGAGCCGCGGGTCTCGCGCCGCCACGCGCGGGTTTCCGTCGACGGCGCGGTGGTGTTCATCGAAGACCTGGGCAGCATGAACGGCCTGTTGGTCAACGGTGTGCGCGTGGTGCAGAAGCGGGCGTTGTTCGATGGCGATTGGATCACCATCGCCGGGGAAGAGCTCGAGGTATGCATCGGTGATACGCACCGCGCACGCCACCGGTCGGATACCGTGGACGAGCTGACCAGCGTTCCCCCCTCCAGCCCGCAAGACACCGACCGCAAGATCTCCGAGCCCCCCTCGGACGCCGAGCCGACGCAGCGAAGCCGCTCCCTCGAGATCCTCGGCAGCATCGCAGACCGCGCCATCGAAACCGGCAAGCTGAAAGATGCCGAGGACATGCTCAAGACCACGCTGCTCGACATCTTGCAGGAAGCGAGCGCGGGACACGTTGTGGAAGCGGACGCCCGCGAGTTCTGCCTGAGCTACGCCCTGAAGCTCTCCGAGGAGACGTCTCACCCGCGCTGGTTCGAGTACTGCATCGATCTGCTGCGCGCCCTGCGCCTCCCCTGCGGCGAGGACCTCGCGGGTCAGCTCCGGACCACGCTCCGGCGCATCGGCAACGTGGATGCCAGCCGTCTGGAGGCCTGGGCGAACCTGCTACGCAACGCCGATTCCGTCAGCGCCCGCAGCGTGCAACGGGTGGAAACCCTGGTCGCCGAGGCCCGGGCTCACCAGAAGTGAGTCACAGGGGGGCGTCCCGCCCGCGATCCACGTCGAACGCCTTGGCCGAGTACAGCTCGCTCCAGCGCTCGCCCGAGGTCGAAAGCGGCGCCGGCGCCCGCTCGTAGTCGGGCTTTTCACGGCCCAGGCAGGAGAGCACCACGAACGGATCCGCCCGCCGCGCCCGACGGGTGTCGGCCCCTCGACGCTCGAAGGAGTTCGGGCGCAGGCAGTGCTCGTCGAGAGAGTCCAGGAATCGATCCGCCGCTTTGGTGTCCGACTGATCGCGCCCGGAGTGGCGCTCGGCCACCGCCTTCTTCTCGCTGTCCTGCAAGATGACCTCGAAGTGCAGGTGCGGCGCGATGCTCTTGCCGCTCGCGTTGCCCGTCTTACCGACTTCACCGACCTTCTGCCCACGGCGCACGCGGACGAGGTCCGAGCCGACCTCGGTCTTCGACAAATGACAGTAGAACAAGCTCGCGAAGATCTGGTGGCCGTCGCTGAGCTCGTCGGGTACCGGGCAGACCACCTTCACCCATTTGCCAAAGCTCTTGCTGACGCCGGATCGGGCCTTGCCCTCGCACGGCGCAAAGGTGGGC
This window of the Polyangiaceae bacterium genome carries:
- a CDS encoding FHA domain-containing protein, with the translated sequence MSERSDTQASPPTPVRLRWRRHELLLTTGTYLVGRDSSCHILLEEPRVSRRHARVSVDGAVVFIEDLGSMNGLLVNGVRVVQKRALFDGDWITIAGEELEVCIGDTHRARHRSDTVDELTSVPPSSPQDTDRKISEPPSDAEPTQRSRSLEILGSIADRAIETGKLKDAEDMLKTTLLDILQEASAGHVVEADAREFCLSYALKLSEETSHPRWFEYCIDLLRALRLPCGEDLAGQLRTTLRRIGNVDASRLEAWANLLRNADSVSARSVQRVETLVAEARAHQK
- a CDS encoding M23 family metallopeptidase — translated: MELRNSLSLAAALCLLAACTTPPSPQPTASGGSSPSYEPPVAKVVPKPPASVAAKPEPDKAREVPPELSQPWGYVLPTDYGVRRDEGGRGAFLAPRYHGKHNGVDLLAPIGTPTFAPCEGKARSGVSKSFGKWVKVVCPVPDELSDGHQIFASLFYCHLSKTEVGSDLVRVRRGQKVGEVGKTGNASGKSIAPHLHFEVILQDSEKKAVAERHSGRDQSDTKAADRFLDSLDEHCLRPNSFERRGADTRRARRADPFVVLSCLGREKPDYERAPAPLSTSGERWSELYSAKAFDVDRGRDAPL